A section of the Tenrec ecaudatus isolate mTenEca1 chromosome 10, mTenEca1.hap1, whole genome shotgun sequence genome encodes:
- the FOXE1 gene encoding forkhead box protein E1, with protein MTAESGPPPPPPPQPEALAAVKEERGEAAPGVPAEGAGRGAGGRRRKRPLQRGKPPYSYIALIAMAIAHAPERRLTLGGIYKFITERFPFYRDNPKKWQNSIRHNLTLNDCFLKIPREAGRPGKGNYWALDPNAEDMFESGSFLRRRKRFKRSDLSTYPAYMHDAAAAAAAAAAAAAAIFPGAVPTARPPYPGAVYAGYAPPPLAAPPPVYYPTASPGPCRVFSLMPERPLSPELGPAPSGSTGSCAFASAGGPATTTGYQPTGCSGTRPANPSAYAAAYTGPDGAYPQGAGGALFAATSRLAGPGSPPAGGSVEAAVDFYGRSSPAQFGALAPCYNPSGQLGAGSGGAYHARHAAPYPGGVDRFVPAM; from the coding sequence ATGACGGCTGAGAGCGgacccccgccgccgccgccgccgcagcccGAGGCGCTGGCGGCCGTGAAGGAGGAGCGCGGTGAGGCAGCGCCGGGGGTCCCGGCGgagggcgcggggcgcggcgcgggGGGACGGCGGCGCAAGCGCCCCCTGCAGCGCGGGAAGCCTCCCTACAGCTACATCGCGCTCATTGCCATGGCCATCGCGCACGCGCCCGAGCGCCGCCTGACGCTGGGCGGCATCTACAAGTTCATCACCGAGCGCTTCCCGTTCTACCGCGACAACCCCAAGAAGTGGCAGAACAGCATCCGCCACAACCTGACGCTCAACGACTGCTTCCTGAAGATCCCGCGCGAGGCCGGCCGCCCCGGCAAGGGCAACTACTGGGCGCTCGACCCCAACGCCGAGGACATGTTCGAGAGCGGCAGCTTCCTGCGCCGTCGCAAGCGCTTCAAGCGCTCGGACCTCTCCACCTACCCGGCTTACATGCACGACGCGGCCGCcgctgccgctgccgccgccgccgccgccgccgccatcttCCCGGGCGCAGTGCCCACCGCGCGCCCGCCCTACCCGGGCGCCGTCTACGCGGGCTACGCGCCGCCGCCGCTCGCCGCGCCGCCCCCGGTCTACTACCCCACGGCGTCGCCAGGTCCGTGCCGCGTCTTCAGTCTGATGCCCGAGCGGCCGCTCAGCCCCGAACTCGGGCCCGCGCCGTCGGGGTCCACGGGGTCGTGTGCCTTTGCCTCCGCTGGcggccccgccaccaccaccggcTACCAGCCCACCGGCTGCTCAGGGACTCGGCCGGCCAACCCCTCTGCCTACGCCGCCGCCTACACTGGCCCTGACGGCGCGTACCCGCAGGGCGCGGGAGGCGCGCTCTTCGCGGCCACGAGCCGCCTGGCCGGGCCCGGCTCGCCCCCCGCGGGGGGCAGCGTGGAGGCGGCGGTGGACTTCTATGGGCGCTCGTCACCCGCGCAGTTCGGAGCGCTGGCGCCCTGCTACAATCCGAGCGGGCAGCTGGGGGCGGGCAGCGGAGGTGCCTACCACGCTCGGCATGCGGCCCCCTATCCTGGTGGAGTGGATCGGTTTGTGCCCGCCATGTGA